GACTCCTGGATCTGTCTTCACGTCATGGACGCATTCTTCTGTTCTGTCTTTCAGGTCCAGTGGTTCAGCGCCAGAATGGGCCGTCTTCGGACGAGAACGAGGCTCAGAGGAGGTACATTCAAAACGAGGCCTAAATTCTGcttatttcaatatttatttagcATAAATTCATCTGAAGAGATGAGAGGTTTCAGCGAGATGcgtctgcaggagcaggatTGGTTTATTAAATAGGATTAATGGGAACGCTGCAGatattttcaataaagtttATCTTCACTGACTGATAATGAATAGTATATAGTCACTCTTTTACAGAaattcaggggttttttttaagtagagATGGTGAAATAAGATCAATTTTAACTGAACTAATTATTTTCTGAAGGTTTTATTTATCAGAACATTAATGGCACAGAAGAGAGtttatttacactttaaatATCCCCACACCCTGGTCTCACGCCCatcttatttttgtttctgagtATCTGTACCAGCCAGTAATGTagtaaaacagtgaaatgtgtttctgcagTCACCATGGAGAGAGTGCATTGCAGAGTGTGTTCCATCAGTGAATGAATTTAACAACAAAGCTGCACAAAACCTTCAAAGAAAGCTTTTATTTCATGCAAATGGAGTCCTGTTTGTGAATTATTGCATTATTGgctgcagttattacattttgaaaagatttttttatttttaataaaaagaaagaagaggtgCCTCCACATTAGACTTTATTTGTAACTTTATCTGCATTCAGGGTTAAATCTAAAGCGAGCGTGGGCTTGATTGATCAGCTCCGAGGGTCTAATCTGATCGATAGGCAGTCATGTGACACACGAGGCTGAATTAGAGAGCAGAGTCTGAAAAGAGCAGCTTTCAGGAGCGCTGACTTCCCTCCGCCTGACAGGATGATGGAGCAGCATCAGATGCAGGCGCACAAGGAGAGGGAGCGGCGGACGTCAGGATCAGGTGAGGTTTGAACAAACACATCCACGCCCAGCtatatcaacacacacacacacacacacacacacacacacacacacacacgatgtgcTCTGGAAACCAAGCTGGACATGATACGAccggacacacacaaacattttggtgaacggaagcctcacacacctctccatGTGTCAATAAACAATCTGAACTGGAAGCAAAAGgctgtttcctctgctctgtgttttctttaacgggtaaggagacacacacacacacacacacacacacacacacacacacacacacacacacacacacacacacacacacacacacaccctgctgtcCCAAAGCAAACCGCTGGGTTCGTCATGAGCAGATACCCAGGGATGGTCTCCTGttccagcccccccccaccaggtGACCCGGCTCTCCCAGTGTCTCCTGTCTTTAGTGTttccgtccccccccccccccccccaaatccGTATGCTTTCTTATCCATGCACACATATCAATGTTCAAGTCTGCGCTTTAGCTACACATACAGACTTAAACATCCTCCTCTGTCCCTGAGGGTctcagtgcccccccccccccccctccccacccccccgccctgCAACATGCTCTACCGCCATCTCTCTCTTCCAGCTGCCGTTGGGGGGGAACGCCATATGCTTCCTGATCATGGCTCAGTCATGTTGCATTCTGCTGCTTGTTCTTTTATGATATTTTGATTTTCTTATTTGCGACTGGCTTCTGTTTTTTGGACTGCTCCTGATTTTCTCATCTTTACTTGCTTGGTTGCTCAGTTGGTTGCTTTTCATTCTTCTCacgtttttctcttttctgttttcctttgtttgttgCCCTCCTTCGTCCTCCTCTTGGTCtgcatctcctctctctctctctctctctctctctctcctccctctgtctctctctctttgcccGTCACAGTCGTTTCCACTCTGCAATATAAAgtctccaccccccccacccagccAGACACTCCCCCCGAGTACAGACAGTACAGGGCTAGCACACTGCCCCCCTCCTACGTGCGCGTGGCCTccgcctcccctccctcctccgcctccatcTCCCCCGCTCAGGAGAAAGAGGCGGGGGCGGCGAGGGACAAGGCCCAGCTCTCGTCCCAGCTCTCCACCTCGCTGGCCTCCGCCTTCTCCCCGGTGCAGGCGGGGGTGCCCACCCAGGGCCGGCAGGTCCGCCAGATCCCCCTGTCTCCGCCCACGGCGGCGcgccacctgctcctccagcagcagcagcaagacgTCCTGCTGCCGCCGAAACACGGCACCTGGTCGGCCTCCCACATGCAGCAGATGTACGCCCAGCTGCCGGCCTCCTCGTCCCCGCCCGTCATGATGGCCATGCCCGTCAAGCAGGCCGCGCCCCCGCCGCAGCCGGCGCTGCCGGTGGCCCACCCCCTCCCGCCCCTGAACGCCCGGATGAAGCCCCCGCCCCTCGACCCCGGCGCCGTGACGGGCCCCCCCCAGTACgcccagcaccagcaccagcccCACCCTCACTCCAACGGCCAGCCGGACGACTCCTACTCCCCCCACTCCCAGCACCTCCCGCTCACGCCGCAGTACTGCGAGGCCGTCCCGCTGCCTCCCCTGACGGGCccgcccggccccgcccacgcccccggccccgcccccggccacCCGCCCCAGTACCCCTCCACCTTCCACcctcagcagcatcagcagcacctcctcctccaccagcagcagcagcagcagcagcaggtgttcCACCAGCAGGCCCAGCCccacaccaccacctccacctcctcctcctcctcctcgccccccTCTTACACTGCCATGTCTGACGGGGGCTCGCCCAAGAAGACCCCCTCCCCTGTCCCCCAGCCGGCCCCCGTGGCCAGCAGCAGTAAgtatgaggaggagagaggaggagcgagTCTCTCGCTGTGTTTGTCCACCGGTCCGATCAGTAGCAGGTCGCATCGATCACACACACCATCAACTCTACTCTACTTCATTTATATAGTACTTTAGAAACAGCTCCAGTCGGCACAGAGtgctgtacaaagtcacaaaTATAAGTGCAAGTGCAAGAATGAAATACAgtaagaacaaaaacaaacaacaacaaaaaagagacatttaaataaacatcaaAAAACCAAGTTCAGAGTCTCAGGTtgagttaaaagccagtgaataaaaatgtgtcttaaGATCGTTCTTAAAAAGAGGCCTGTCTGATCAGCggcagctcattccacagcttgggggccacaacagaaaaagctctgtcccctctgagccTACGCCTGGACCTcggcacctccaggagcagctgatcagctgacgtGAGGCGGGGCGAGACCATtcagggatttaaaaacaaaagaacctTAAAATTGACTCTAAAGGTCACAGGTAGCCAGTAGAGGGAGGCCAGGATGGACTGATGTGTCCCTCTTACGTCCTCCAGTCAGCAGCCaggctgcagcattttggaccaactggagacgagcgagggacgactggctgactccagcatgaagtgcattacagtaatccagtCGAGATGTAATAAAGGCATGGATTACTGTCTCAAAGTGCTGAAGTGCAACAATAGATTTCACTTTGGCCAACTTCCTGAGGTGGAGGAATCTGGACTTAACCACTGCGCTTATCTGTGAGTCTAGTTTAAAATCACTGTCCATTTTAAAACCCAGATTTAAAACAGTCGGCTTCACATGCGGAGTCAAGGGGCCCAAGTCAGCTGGCGGAAGTTCACAGGAATCACTGGGACCAAACACAATCACCTCTGGCTTTTTCTCATCAAACTTGATAAAGTTTAGGGTCGTCCAATGTCCTCAAGGCACCTTAGTAGAGGCATTAATGAGAagacttctttctttttaatgggACATAGAACTTGCTGTCGTCCGCGTAACAGTGAAAGGAGATGCCTTCTCAGGATGGACCCCAGTGGTAACAGATAGAGAGAAAAGCAGTGGCCCCAAGATTGGgccctgtggaaccccataAGACGGAGGAGCTggcaagacaaacacacatagCTCTATCTGTCAGGTAGGACCTGAACGACTGCAGTACCGGACCACTGATGCCAGCCAGGTGCTGCAGACGGGATGTTAAGATGTTgtggttcacggtgtcaaatgcagcagtcaggtccagcagaaccagaaccgcatAGTCACCAGAGTCACCATTTACGAGGAGGATTTTCAAGGACCAGCACCGATTCTTCCTCCTGACACGTCTAGAGGCTCAAAGTAAACGCTAAAAGTAGAGTTCTGTTTTCAATAAGTAAAGAAATCAGTCCATTCAAAGAACTGAAAAGCTTTTCCCCCGAGAACATTAAAGTATCGTATCGCTCTTCTTCTATGGATTTAGTTGTTCTCAGTTATGATCCGGAAATGACAACAAACAGATGAAGAACagttcaaaatgaagaaaaacagattactACAAAGTGTGTGCAGTTTACGTGGCCTGTTAGGTTTTTTGCCTCGTGGAGAAGCTTTAATCTGGGATCCAGACAAAAATACGCTTTAGTCCTCTGGCGCTAAAAATGATCTGACAGAAGAAGAGATGCTGAGAGTGAGTCTGCTGTGGAAGAAGTAGGAGAGATTTTCCTTCCCCGGTGTCCAAAGACACATGACAGTGTGAGTTCCTTCATGCTCCGGTTTAGATTATGAAACAAACAATACTGGCTAAAAGACCTTCAGATATTTAACCAAGATccggtttttttgtttgtttgttcttcatTAGATTATTCAAACTGAAGCATCAGCGGTTAAACAGCGGTTCAACCAGTTTACTAAACCCCCCTAAAGCCCCTAAAGCCCCCTAAAGCCCCCACCCTGAACACTGTTGTGTCAGTAGACCGCTGAAGGCGTTGGACAGGATGAGCTTTGGTTCTGGCCTCAGAGttaactccccccccccgctctctccCCGGGGTGGACCgtgagtgcccccccccccccaccgggcATTaaccctgctgtgtgtttgcccCTCCAGGCCCCCCTGTCTCTGCAGGTCACCCAGCCATGCTCTCTGTGGCGCCGCCTCCCTCCGCGGTGCCCGGCCCCCCGgcgcccccgccccctccgggGCCGCCGCCCCCGATGGCCGTGCCCCCGCCGATGCCCCCTCCGCTGCCCGCCGGCGGGGGGCCCCCCGGGGGCCCACCAGGGGCCCAGCACCAACCCTCAGGACTGGCCGCGGCCCTGGCTGGAGCCAAGCTGCGGAAAGTGCACCGGGTGAGCCGGGGGGGCAGACCAGTCCCGGGCCCTGACGGGGGTCCTGACGGGGTCCCGATGACCCCCCAGCAACAGACTGACACCATCAACTCATGTCTCCCTCAGGATGAGAGCAGTCCTCCCGGGTCTGGGGGGAAAAGCGACTCCAACCGGTCCAGtgggggcagcggcggcggcggcgggggggaggggctcaTGCAGGAGATGAATGCCTTACTAGCTCGCAGGTAACAGAACACACCCCCACCACGGAAACAGGAGGATTCACTCTGGTAAAGATGATTAtcagaatttaatttaaattttattccTTCCAGACGGAAAGCTTCTGAGAAACCAGACGAGGTgagtctccctcctgcagcgaTCAGAGGAATTTATCTCAGTGACGAGAActtgattaaaaataaacacagtgaTCAGATTCAGCTGGCTGGAGTTTATCTAGGGGGAGCTTTCGGAGGAGTGAGGGTGTTCTCGATGGCTTCTTTTCATGATAATCCTGAGTGTGatctctctgtgctgcaggacGACTCCAGCGGTCGGGGGCAGAACTCAACAGGTACTGACAGAGAACCACCACGGCGCCGGCTGGACGCCATGTTGGGACAAAATCAGTCacatcattcatttattcatcagtCAGGAGTCCTTTATTTTAGACTGACGTATAAAATTACATTGATTAGGACAGTCGGTCACTCATATCTTAATCCAAACCAGGATGTTTCTACTTTCTGGGACTCCTTCATCCAGAACCGTGGAGGTCAGATGACCTTGACtcatccagatgttccagatgctTCATTCTGTCCCTGCTGTTCCCCCAGATGCTGTGAAGAAGCCGTGGGAACGATCCAACTCCGCAGAGAAGTCCTCTCTGGTGTCCAGGTCTGCAGCGGGGGGGGGTATTCGGCCGTTATCGGGGATTTTCTGGGCTGAGCGTCAccgtttgtctttgtgttttcagagtcaGGCCGATCGGCAGCACCAGCGAGTCGGACACGGAGTTCGACCGGATGAAGCAGGTTCCTATTCCGCCTCCTTCTGCGTCACACTCGtctctttgttttcagttttacacaCTCCGTTTGTTGCTTTGCAGGAAATTCTGGACGAAGTTGTGCGCGAGCTGCATAAGGTGAAAGACGAGATCATAAACGGTGAGACCGCAGCCTCTCGTTATTAATATTTTCCACCGAGCAGGTTTTACAGCCTGACGCTCGTAAAGTTTACAGCCTGAGTGCAGCTGAGCGAAGTCCTCCCTCTGCGCTCTTCTCTTCCAGCCATCAGACAAGAAATCGGCAGAATCGGTACGTCCTAATCCCccgtgatggaggaggaggaggaggaggaggcggcggagagcggcaggaggagctggaggaggagggacatgCAGATGCACAGACCCGAGGACCAGGGAATGTTCTCTCAATGTTTCTGTGACCTGGAGACGCCACGGGGCGAGTTGCAGAGATGTTGTGCCAACATTGAAGTCTGCTGGACAGCAAAAGAcgaagagaggagggaagagacggagcgatgaggaggaggggggggggaggggttcACCGGGAGGATGGCCGGACGCTGGCTTTGTGATGGAGGCGGGAGGAAGTGAGGGACGACGGACGACGGACGGTCCTCTCTGCGCTCCTCCGCCCAGTCGGCCCCGCGGCGCCactctgtgttctctgttcaGTCCGGGTCTtgagaagaaaatatttttgttttctaagtttttactgttttattatttaaaaactgTGGTGATAATGACGATGCTGTTGATGACAATGAGTATTTTATTGATATTATAGAAGGAAAAAGGAATCTTGCACACCGTTTATGTCAGCCTTTTCTATTTCGGATGGTTTGTGTTGAGTTCGTCCCTGAGTAGCTAACTGTCTGACGATTACAAGCACAACGTGGGCGGAACGGTGCCGCAGACCCACCGGCCCTCAACCGGCGTCATGAAGAAAGCTTTTCACCGCCTTGCTCATACTGGCGTTGTGCGTTTAACCTTTTCCcgccaaacagaaaaaaaaaaaaactgtaatcaaCTTCAATTACTGCTTTCCTCAGTATCCAAGAAACGCAATCCAACAGTGACTGAGTTACCGGAGCAGAGCAGCCCCAGTACGGCCGAGTCGTCTCTCTCCAGCCGTCCAGATGCGTGGGGATCGTTCACTGAACAGGCCCACAACTGTAAATGTGCCACCTGGTTTTACCTAGATATAAAACTGTAGTCCAATCTAGTAGTCACCCTATGCTTTGTGAGCCTCCCGAGTATGCATGAAACCCTCCGTCTcttaaaaaattacttttttctttatttggtttggggaagaagaagaagaagaagaaaaaaaagtcaaatatatATAAACGGTGGTACATTTATTATAGTGGTTTGTTTCTATGAAGGTTCCCCTCTCTTTATATGAGCTGTTGATAATGGTAGCGATgtgaagggaggaaaaaaaaaaagaaaagggaggcGCTCCGGCGATATGCAAATAGATAAGAATGTGCAGAAAGTGAAGCGTAGGCCGACGTGATGGTAgctcgatgtgtgtgtgcaggaggatcCGGGGGATTATCGGTTGTTGCATTCTATCCACTCTGTCCGCTCTCAAATACCTTCTCATTTAAAAGCTGGAAGTAAATTTGTTCAAACAAACACGTGTCAACAATCCACGCCATGTCCTTcacttctgtgtttctgtgtgtgtgtgtgtgtgttcactcacATTAATCATGTTTCGATTTAAGAATAAGCATataagcaacaaacaaacacaatcagccaccttcatgtttttaatggttTCTTCTTAGAAAGACTTTAATATAATCATTTAAATAGAAACAATATAAACAAGATTATGCAAATACACAAAGCTGCAAAACAGGTggacaaaattacaaaaactcAACAAGCacagcagctgtgcagcggACATGTTTCCATTAGAGCTGATTCTCTGCTAAGAGGGACGACTGACTGGTTTCTGACGCCGGTGACGCTTCAGAGGTGGCGTTTCAAACTTTATTACAAAAAAGGAGCTAATGTGTGT
Above is a window of Salarias fasciatus chromosome 19, fSalaFa1.1, whole genome shotgun sequence DNA encoding:
- the evla gene encoding enah/Vasp-like a isoform X1 yields the protein MYSLDDFGEQSICQARASVMVYDDASKKWVPIKPGQQGFSRINIYHNTANNTFRVVGVKLQDQQVVINYSIVKGLKYNQATPTFHQWRDARQVYGLNFASKEEATTFSNAMLFALNVLSSPDSGGPVVQRQNGPSSDENEAQRRMMEQHQMQAHKERERRTSGSVVSTLQYKVSTPPTQPDTPPEYRQYRASTLPPSYVRVASASPPSSASISPAQEKEAGAARDKAQLSSQLSTSLASAFSPVQAGVPTQGRQVRQIPLSPPTAARHLLLQQQQQDVLLPPKHGTWSASHMQQMYAQLPASSSPPVMMAMPVKQAAPPPQPALPVAHPLPPLNARMKPPPLDPGAVTGPPQYAQHQHQPHPHSNGQPDDSYSPHSQHLPLTPQYCEAVPLPPLTGPPGPAHAPGPAPGHPPQYPSTFHPQQHQQHLLLHQQQQQQQQVFHQQAQPHTTTSTSSSSSSPPSYTAMSDGGSPKKTPSPVPQPAPVASSSPPVSAGHPAMLSVAPPPSAVPGPPAPPPPPGPPPPMAVPPPMPPPLPAGGGPPGGPPGAQHQPSGLAAALAGAKLRKVHRDESSPPGSGGKSDSNRSSGGSGGGGGGEGLMQEMNALLARRRKASEKPDEDDSSGRGQNSTDAVKKPWERSNSAEKSSLVSRVRPIGSTSESDTEFDRMKQEILDEVVRELHKVKDEIINAIRQEIGRIGTS
- the evla gene encoding enah/Vasp-like a isoform X2 → MSEQSICQARASVMVYDDASKKWVPIKPGQQGFSRINIYHNTANNTFRVVGVKLQDQQVVINYSIVKGLKYNQATPTFHQWRDARQVYGLNFASKEEATTFSNAMLFALNVLSSPDSGGPVVQRQNGPSSDENEAQRRMMEQHQMQAHKERERRTSGSVVSTLQYKVSTPPTQPDTPPEYRQYRASTLPPSYVRVASASPPSSASISPAQEKEAGAARDKAQLSSQLSTSLASAFSPVQAGVPTQGRQVRQIPLSPPTAARHLLLQQQQQDVLLPPKHGTWSASHMQQMYAQLPASSSPPVMMAMPVKQAAPPPQPALPVAHPLPPLNARMKPPPLDPGAVTGPPQYAQHQHQPHPHSNGQPDDSYSPHSQHLPLTPQYCEAVPLPPLTGPPGPAHAPGPAPGHPPQYPSTFHPQQHQQHLLLHQQQQQQQQVFHQQAQPHTTTSTSSSSSSPPSYTAMSDGGSPKKTPSPVPQPAPVASSSPPVSAGHPAMLSVAPPPSAVPGPPAPPPPPGPPPPMAVPPPMPPPLPAGGGPPGGPPGAQHQPSGLAAALAGAKLRKVHRDESSPPGSGGKSDSNRSSGGSGGGGGGEGLMQEMNALLARRRKASEKPDEDDSSGRGQNSTDAVKKPWERSNSAEKSSLVSRVRPIGSTSESDTEFDRMKQEILDEVVRELHKVKDEIINAIRQEIGRIGTS